A single region of the Penaeus chinensis breed Huanghai No. 1 chromosome 41, ASM1920278v2, whole genome shotgun sequence genome encodes:
- the LOC125047682 gene encoding facilitated trehalose transporter Tret1-2 homolog — protein MGKCGLETPVMETTASRDDKVVLKGIDNVAFERTETDHGDTSSSGSSHGEFDQDPGSELKSPDWCPLDGEKKPEDVRKGSLHRVQAAGQDRKVIGDENEERQTVKYTWQVVATIVMALIHLSVGTIYGYPGVMLPELTDPDTTDIFLSTNEAALFSSLSNLGGAFGAVLGGVFLVRLGQRTTLLIGVPLTTAAWLGLAFAGVPWLIQAMRFVLGITTGFIAPATGIYILEISHKKSRGVFYGVLTTVRQVGFLCVYALGSSDLGWRNVSLVCAGITLVPFLALFLLPNAPRWLVTQDRVEEAQKSLAFFRGKYYDSTSELKAITDQVGQHAEQNKAFIIQVKMMMEPDTLKTLALLVVISVLSTLSGYVIVTTYTVTILQSTQGDLDAYISTIIIGAVRVVGTLVHLAVIDQVGRKPLLVASFSLGTLCVAGLGGYFYVQNTTGDASYLGWLPLTCMVVLIFCMGIGQPVVSIVQGELLPTTVRAAGVSLILILMFLAGFVLIQTYPLLSGALGEHGAFWLYSGASLALVLVGGLKLPETRGRSLEEISARRVRRTSLSPSLA, from the exons ATGGGAAAGTGTGGCTTAGAAACTCCTGTAATGGAAACGACAGCTTCACGTGATGACAAAGTGGTACTCAAAGGGATCGACAATGTTGCCTTTGAACGAACGGAAACAGATCATGGTGATACATCCTCCAGTGGGTCAAGCCATGGCGAGTTCGATCAGGATCCAGGTTCTGAGTTGAAATCACCTGATTGGTGTCCACTCGACGGTGAAAAGAAGCCAGAAGATGTGAGAAAAGGTTCCCTTCACCGCGTGCAGGCTGCAGGACAGGACAGAAAGGTTATAGGAGATGAGaatgaagaaagacagacagtaaaGTATACTTGGCAG GTAGTGGCTACTATAGTAATGGCCCTGATCCACCTAAGCGTCGGGACAATCTACGGGTATCCTGGAGTGATGCTTCCGGAGTTGACTGACCCAGACACGACCGACATCTTTCTAAGCACAAATGAGGCGGCGCTGTTTA GTAGCCTTTCCAATCTAGGAGGAGCGTTTGGTGCGGTCCTAGGTGGGGTGTTCCTGGTAAGGTTAGGTCAGCGTACGACCTTGCTGATCGGTGTCCCTCTCACCACCGCCGCCTGGCTGGGCCTCGCGTTCGCTGGCGTTCCTTGGCTGATCCAGGCCATGAGGTTTGTCCTTGGCATCACCACTGGCTTCATTGCGCCTGCAACAGGTATATACATTCTGGAAATCTCTCACAAGAAATCCCGTGGCGTGTTCTATGGTGTGCTGACGACAGTGCGGCAAGTGGGGTTCCTGTGCGTCTACGCCCTCGGGAGTTCAGACTTAGGATGGCGGAATGTGAGCCTCGTGTGCGCCGGGATCACGCTCGTTCCGTTCCTAGCTTTGTTCTTACTGCCGAATGCGCCACGCTGGTTGGTGACCCAAGACCGCGTCGAGGAGGCCCAGAAATCCCTCGCTTTCTTCAGGGGGAAATACTACGACTCGACTTCCGAACTGAAGGCTATCACTGATCAGGTGGGACAACATGCTGAGCAGAATAAGGCCTTCATAATtcaagtgaaaatgatgatggaacCCGATACCCTGAAGACCCTCGCTCTACTCGTCGTTATATCGGTCCTTTCAACTCTAAGTGGATATGTCATTGTCACAACATATACGGTAACTATTCTGCAATCTACTCAAGGAGATCTGGATGCGTATATTAGTACCATAATCATTGGCGCTGTGAGGGTAGTAGGTACTCTTGTCCATCTCGCCGTTATAGACCAAGTGGGTAGGAAGCCTCTGTTAGTAGCCTCATTTAGCCTGGGCACACTTTGTGTAGCCGGTCTCGGAGGCTATTTCTACGTACAGAACACAACTGGAGATGCGAGTTACTTGGGCTGGCTCCCCCTCACTTGCATGGTTGTCCTCATATTTTGCATGGGCATCGGGCAACCCGTCGTGTCAATCGTGCAAGGTGAACTGCTACCCACGACCGTCCGAGCAGCAGGCGTTTCCCTCATACTGATCCTCATGTTCCTGGCAGGCTTCGTTCTAATACAGACGTACCCTCTCTTGTCAGGGGCTCTGGGTGAGCACGGAGCCTTCTGGCTGTACAGCGGGGCGAGTCTTGCTCTGGTCCTCGTGGGCGGGCTGAAGCTTCCGGAGACTCGCGGGCGATCGCTGGAGGAGATCTCGGCAAGACGGGTTCGGCGTACGTCGCTCTCCCCATCGCTTGCCTGA
- the LOC125047693 gene encoding facilitated trehalose transporter Tret1-2 homolog: MLGQNIPQSFCTPRGAHIPSTPPTNPTEAKTTYEEAAQSPHFLTMNKYILQDHLPRASTEDSSVTILYISGIDNKAYEGPPSVCHQNLHSNTYETEYGIELPGQCSIHEDVEQDTLNGGCRISLDTAPVSKGYEDPLKSQKDLTEGQKQLEITCQVLAALLISLVHLGIGTTYGFSGVMLPELTDRGTNDLFLNESQAAFFSSLSDLGGFFGSVLSMALLMRLGHRVLLLLGLPIGACAWLGLAFAQTPMMLQTMRFIVGLTGSFTLPAGNMYILEVSHKTLRGLLFGLVTTSRQAGVLLVYAIGSLGLGWRTTALICAGVAILPVIGLLFLPNSPRWLITQGLLTEAQKSLTFYRGALYDSKPEMNAITDQVGENGPEKNSIRGQLRIMTEPSTLKTFILLLFISLLYNFSGYNVLIAYIVPILQSANVDLDAYVSAMLIGAVRVAGTVVHLTVVDRMGRKPVLVSSYVSCALCLACLGGYFHFQNTSGYVNYFGWVPLTSLVIFVFFTGVGQPVIFILQGELLPTSFRATGVSLILCLVFLGSFVAIRTYSLASSFMGEHGTFWLYGGVCFVIALVSAVSLPETRGRSLEEITQRK, translated from the exons ATGCTCGGTCAGAATATCCCTCAGTCCTTCTGCACTCCTCGTGGTGCCCACATACCCTCAACACCTCCTACGAACCCCACAGAAGCAAAAACAACATACGAGGAAGCAGCACAAAGTCCTCATTTTCTCACGATGAACAAATACATCTTGCAGGACCATTTACCGAGAGCCAGTACAGAGGACTCTTCGGTCACAATCCTATATATCTCAGGCATAGATAACAAAGCGTATGAAGGACCCCCGAGCGTATGTCACCAGAACCTGCATTCCAACACGTACGAAACCGAATATGGGATCGAACTACCTGGTCAGTGTTCAATCCACGAGGATGTTGAACAGGACACACTAAACGGAGGATGTCGGATATCCTTGGACACAGCGCCGGTAAGCAAAGGATATGAGGATCCTCTGAAATCGCAAAAGGATCTGACGGAGGGACAGAAACAACTGGAAATTACTTGTCAG GTCCTAGCGGCCCTGCTGATTTCGCTGGTCCACCTGGGCATCGGCACCACCTACGGGTTCTCAGGAGTGATGCTGCCCGAGCTCACCGACCGGGGCACAAACGACCTCTTCCTCAACGAATCACAGGCAGCTTTTTTTA GCAGTCTGTCAGACCTTGGAGGTTTCTTCGGCTCTGTCCTCAGCATGGCGTTGTTGATGAGGCTTGGACATCGCGTGCTACTGCTTCTCGGTCTTCCCATCGGCGCTTGTGCTTGGCTCGGTCTTGCATTTGCACAAACCCCGATGATGTTGCAGACCATGCGATTCATTGTGGGTTTAACCGGAAGCTTCACATTACCCGCCGGAAATATGTACATTCTAGAAGTTTCTCACAAGACGCTTCGTGGTCTCCTGTTTGGCTTGGTGACCACCAGTCGGCAAGCGGGGGTTCTTCTCGTATATGCTATAGGCAGTCTAGGGTTAGGATGGCGCACTACAGCTCTCATATGCGCCGGGGTTGCCATCCTTCCTGTCATTGGCCTTCTATTCTTGCCCAATTCACCACGGTGGTTGATTACCCAGGGGCTTCTCACTGAGGCTCAGAAGTCACTGACCTTTTACAGAGGCGCTCTTTATGATTCAAAACCCGAAATGAATGCCATCACGGACCAGGTAGGAGAAAATGGTCCGGAAAAGAATAGTATAAGGGGTCAGTTAAGGATAATGACCGAACCATCCACTTTGAAAACCTTCATTTtacttctctttatatctctgctCTATAATTTCAGTGGTTATAACGTGCTGATAGCTTATATCGTACCAATCTTACAATCAGCTAATGTAGATTTGGACGCTTACGTGAGTGCTATGCTGATTGGCGCCGTTAGGGTAGCGGGCACAGTTGTTCATCTTACTGTGGTGGATCGAATGGGTCGAAAACCGGTACTAGTATCGTCGTATGTATCGTGTGCCCTTTGCCTAGCATGTCTAGGAGGTTATTTCCACTTTCAAAATACTTCTGGATACGTAAATTACTTCGGCTGGGTCCCACTGACCtcccttgttatttttgttttcttcaccgGCGTGGGTCAGCCAGTAATTTTCATCCTACAAGGAGAACTGCTTCCTACTTCGTTCCGCGCAACAGGAGTGTCCTTAATCCTTTGTCTGGTCTTTCTAGGGAGCTTCGTAGCTATTAGGACGTATTCATTGGCCTCATCTTTTATGGGGGAGCATGGAACGTTCTGGTTATACGGTGgtgtttgtttcgttattgctctGGTAAGTGCTGTTAGTTTGCCAGAGACTCGAGGTCGTTCCCTTGAGGAAATAACGCAGAGAAAGTAG